The genomic interval CTCTTGAATCAAGTGAAAGAATGTTTTCATTTGTCTACCTCGCTCGATGTCCTTGAAGGTCGGGGCGCTAATTGGCGACTTCCGCCTGGGTCACCCGGTTGGGGCCGAGGGCCCGGATTCGTTCGGTAAAACCGGTCACCACCTCGGCGAATCGGGGCGCTTCGGCCGAGGAGACCCATTCGATGGCAAAGCGATCCGGGTCGATACCGGCATCTTCAAGGATGATGCGAATGACTTGGGCGCGGGCCAGGGCTTTGTGATTACCGTCCAGGTAATGGCATTCACCCAGGTGTCAGCCCATGACGATCACGCCGTCAGCCCCGCGCTGGAATGCTTCGATCACCAGGTCGGGGTGCACCATGCCCGAGCACATGACCCGCACGGCGCGCATGTTGGGCGGATATTGCAGGCGCGAGACGCCGGCCAGGTCCCCACCGGCATAGGCGCACCAGTTGCACAGAAATCCAAGGATGACAGGCTCATACGATGTTTGCATGTTGGCTCCTTCTTGTTGGAACGGCCCAATGGCCGTCCCATCCGTTGTTTCACGCTATGCCGCCAGGGCCGCGGCCATCTGGGCGCGCAATTGATCCAGGGTAAACCCATTGACTTCGACCCCGCCCTTGGGG from Desulfatitalea tepidiphila carries:
- a CDS encoding hydrogenase iron-sulfur subunit, with protein sequence MQTSYEPVILGFLCNWCAYAGGDLAGVSRLQYPPNMRAVRVMCSGMVHPDLVIEAFQRGADGVIVMGUHLGECHYLDGNHKALARAQVIRIILEDAGIDPDRFAIEWVSSAEAPRFAEVVTGFTERIRALGPNRVTQAEVAN